From the genome of Malus sylvestris chromosome 13, drMalSylv7.2, whole genome shotgun sequence:
CCTGTTTCACACGCCAAGCGCACCAGTTTCTAGCACATCTAGTTGCATCTCTTTTAGCATCAAAGATGTTGAAATGCCCGTTTACACTACACCAACTCATGTCACAAGATAACCCAGGAGTAGTATTAATGTTGACGGTCCAAAAGAAGTCATTCAAAAATGGGATCGAGTGAGAGGTCGGATCTATGCCTTCAGCTTGACAATGAACATTCAGATTGATGTTTTGAGCCAAGTCATTAAAAACAGTCATTCGATAGTCAGCCATTGAGCTGCAGATGGATTATGAGACC
Proteins encoded in this window:
- the LOC126595358 gene encoding uncharacterized protein LOC126595358, whose amino-acid sequence is MADYRMTVFNDLAQNINLNVHCQAEGIDPTSHSIPFLNDFFWTVNINTTPGLSCDMSWCSVNGHFNIFDAKRDATRCARNWCAWRVKQDYLYLFIESRKRSELQFT